One window of Staphylococcus chromogenes genomic DNA carries:
- the pbp4 gene encoding penicillin-binding protein PBP4, which translates to MKKVILSILVVFFATTIITPFTKANTVTPVDIANQYGYSVGYGFQPEGLINISETGQILYQYQDQQKWYPASMTKLMTMYLTLQAVKSGDLSLDDTIKITDEHYRMSTLPELSNTKLYPGETYTIAELLQITVSASSNAASLILAKKVSGSTSKFVDDMNQTAKDLGMSKTHFVNPTGAENYRLQEFAPKKYKNEMSSMTSPHDYAILALHTVKDTPKILDFTKQIAPTQHGVTYYTFNDLLEGGNMSLQGTDGLKTGSSDLADYNNSLTTKRGKFRIFHIIMGAGDYKNLGGEKERNMMSASTINAAFDQYDYKKVLAKGEHKINGKAYYVTEDLYDVVPKGMTKPYRFVIEKGEVHLEYDRQFISKAYGPPTVTVEKPIVHQSKSFVVSSWKDHPILTSLGLLFLIGFLSVIIYYLLFLTFNRRK; encoded by the coding sequence ATGAAAAAAGTAATTCTGAGTATTTTAGTTGTATTCTTCGCTACAACTATTATAACACCTTTTACTAAAGCGAATACAGTGACACCTGTAGATATCGCGAATCAATATGGGTATTCGGTCGGTTATGGCTTTCAACCTGAGGGACTCATTAACATTAGTGAAACAGGCCAAATCCTTTATCAATACCAAGATCAACAAAAATGGTACCCCGCTTCAATGACCAAGCTGATGACGATGTACCTCACGTTACAAGCAGTAAAATCGGGTGACTTAAGCCTTGATGACACTATCAAAATCACCGATGAACATTATAGAATGTCTACATTGCCAGAATTAAGCAATACAAAGCTCTATCCTGGAGAAACCTATACCATCGCAGAATTACTCCAAATTACCGTTTCAGCCTCCAGTAATGCCGCCTCGTTAATTCTTGCGAAAAAAGTATCTGGATCAACATCAAAATTTGTAGATGACATGAACCAAACTGCGAAAGATCTTGGCATGTCAAAAACGCATTTCGTTAATCCAACAGGTGCTGAAAACTATCGTTTACAAGAATTTGCGCCTAAGAAATATAAGAATGAGATGTCGTCAATGACCTCTCCTCACGATTATGCTATCTTGGCTTTACATACTGTCAAAGACACACCTAAGATATTAGATTTCACTAAGCAAATTGCACCGACTCAGCACGGGGTCACTTATTACACATTCAATGACCTACTTGAGGGTGGCAATATGAGTCTCCAAGGTACAGATGGTTTAAAAACTGGCTCAAGTGATCTTGCGGATTACAACAATTCTCTTACCACAAAACGTGGTAAATTCCGGATATTCCATATTATTATGGGCGCTGGAGATTATAAAAATCTCGGTGGTGAAAAGGAACGCAACATGATGAGTGCAAGTACCATTAATGCTGCTTTTGATCAATATGATTATAAAAAAGTCTTAGCCAAAGGTGAACACAAAATTAATGGAAAAGCTTATTATGTGACTGAAGACTTGTATGATGTTGTACCTAAAGGAATGACAAAACCCTACCGCTTTGTCATTGAAAAAGGTGAAGTTCATTTAGAATACGATCGACAGTTTATTTCTAAAGCGTATGGGCCACCTACAGTCACTGTAGAAAAACCAATAGTACATCAATCAAAATCATTTGTTGTGAGTTCTTGGAAAGATCATCCTATTCTCACCTCACTAGGATTGCTCTTTTTAATAGGGTTTTTATCAGTCATCATTTATTATCTACTCTTTTTAACTTTTAATCGCCGAAAATAA
- the mntC gene encoding manganese ABC transporter substrate-binding lipoprotein MntC, whose amino-acid sequence MKRILTLLLVAVMLTACGFGKSEKQDKLKVVTTNSILYDMTKNVAGDHAEIHSIVPIGQDPHEYEIKPKDIQALADADVVIYNGFNLESGNGWFEKALKEANKSLKDKNVIQATENVKPIYLNGNEKSATHIDPHAWLSLENGIKYVERIQKGLEEADQKHQKDYQKQGDKYLSELKTLNAKSHNQFNDIPKDKRNMITSEGAFKYFAKQYDIQPGFIWEINTENQGTPQQMKQAIDFVKSHNMKHLLQETSVSDKAMKRLSEDTGAKIYGTVYTDSIGKKGSDGDSYYNMMASNIKTIHDSMK is encoded by the coding sequence ATTAAACGTATTCTTACTCTCTTACTTGTTGCTGTGATGCTTACCGCTTGTGGTTTTGGTAAAAGTGAAAAACAAGATAAGTTAAAGGTTGTTACAACGAATTCTATACTTTACGATATGACAAAAAATGTTGCAGGTGACCATGCAGAAATACATAGTATCGTGCCTATTGGTCAAGATCCGCACGAATACGAAATTAAACCGAAAGACATTCAAGCCCTCGCCGATGCCGATGTTGTTATTTACAATGGATTCAACTTAGAAAGTGGGAATGGTTGGTTCGAAAAAGCACTTAAAGAAGCTAATAAATCTTTAAAAGACAAAAATGTTATCCAAGCAACAGAAAACGTCAAACCGATTTATTTAAATGGCAATGAGAAGTCAGCCACTCATATTGACCCACATGCATGGTTAAGTTTGGAAAACGGGATTAAATACGTTGAACGCATTCAAAAAGGGTTAGAAGAGGCTGATCAAAAACATCAAAAAGATTATCAAAAGCAGGGAGATAAATATTTATCTGAATTAAAAACTTTAAATGCTAAAAGTCATAACCAATTCAATGACATTCCTAAAGACAAACGTAATATGATTACGAGTGAAGGGGCCTTTAAATATTTTGCAAAACAGTACGATATTCAACCTGGTTTCATTTGGGAAATTAATACAGAAAATCAAGGCACACCGCAACAAATGAAACAAGCGATTGATTTTGTCAAATCTCATAATATGAAACACCTACTTCAAGAAACAAGTGTCAGTGATAAAGCTATGAAGCGTTTAAGTGAAGATACAGGAGCTAAAATTTACGGCACTGTCTACACAGATTCTATCGGTAAAAAAGGCAGTGATGGAGACTCTTATTACAATATGATGGCATCAAACATCAAAACCATTCACGATAGTATGAAATAA
- a CDS encoding maltose acetyltransferase domain-containing protein: protein MKEFDKMIEGLPYHANDPELVKARQQTERYLRQFP from the coding sequence ATGAAGGAATTCGACAAAATGATAGAGGGTCTTCCCTATCACGCAAACGATCCTGAGCTTGTAAAAGCACGTCAACAAACGGAAAGGTATTTACGACAATTTCCCTAG
- a CDS encoding metal-dependent transcriptional regulator has product MLTEEKEDYLKAILSHDGKTYYVSNKTLSQFLNIKPPSVSEMVGRLEKEGYVETKPYKGVKLSEKGLVATLEIIKRHRLIELFLIEVMNYTWEEVHAEAEVLEHRVSDLFVQRLDELLNYPETCPHGGIIPRGTDYVERYNTPLIEFDAGDKVVLRRVRDKSELLIYLSSKNIQIGETIEVVSKDATNQMLEIKNGEQTVILSYENANVIFAERAA; this is encoded by the coding sequence ATGTTAACTGAGGAAAAAGAGGATTATCTGAAAGCGATACTGAGTCATGACGGTAAAACATATTATGTTTCGAATAAAACGCTCTCTCAGTTTCTTAATATAAAACCACCCTCTGTCAGTGAAATGGTGGGACGTTTAGAAAAAGAAGGATACGTTGAAACGAAACCGTATAAAGGCGTCAAACTCTCTGAAAAAGGTCTTGTGGCGACATTAGAGATCATTAAACGACACCGTTTAATAGAATTATTTTTAATAGAGGTTATGAATTATACTTGGGAAGAAGTCCATGCAGAAGCAGAAGTGTTAGAACACCGAGTTTCAGACTTATTTGTACAAAGGCTAGATGAATTGTTAAATTATCCTGAAACTTGTCCGCACGGAGGCATCATTCCAAGAGGTACGGATTATGTGGAACGATATAATACGCCACTCATCGAATTTGATGCGGGGGACAAAGTTGTTTTAAGACGTGTCCGTGACAAATCAGAATTATTGATATATCTTTCAAGCAAAAACATTCAAATAGGCGAGACAATTGAGGTTGTAAGTAAAGATGCAACCAATCAAATGCTTGAAATTAAAAATGGTGAACAGACGGTAATCTTGAGTTATGAAAATGCTAATGTCATTTTTGCTGAACGAGCAGCCTAA
- a CDS encoding metal ABC transporter permease — translation MAFLQHLVDYPFLTRALLTAIFVGAVCGIVGCFILLRGLSLMGDAMSHAVLPGVAISFILHIPMFIGALVTGVLSSLCIGYISDTTKTKKDAAIGIIFTTFLATGIILISTIQSTTDLYHILFGNILAITDDAFHTTFWISLCVIILILILYRPLKISTFDPIFSRMNGLPTRAIHYLVMLLLALVIVTSVQTVGVILVVALLITPASTAYLLANKLSTMLMLSCICSVVSATMGIYFSFQLNLPSGAVIVLIAALLYVLSFIYHKIKSRFHKGAVHTS, via the coding sequence ATGGCATTCCTACAACATCTCGTTGATTATCCATTTTTAACACGCGCGTTATTAACCGCCATTTTCGTTGGCGCAGTCTGTGGCATTGTTGGCTGTTTTATCCTGTTAAGGGGCCTATCTTTAATGGGAGATGCTATGAGTCATGCTGTCCTTCCAGGCGTTGCGATTTCATTCATTTTACATATTCCTATGTTTATTGGGGCTTTGGTTACAGGTGTCTTGAGTAGCTTATGTATAGGTTATATTTCCGACACGACGAAAACCAAAAAAGACGCTGCTATAGGTATTATTTTCACGACGTTTCTTGCTACCGGGATTATCTTGATTAGTACGATACAGTCAACAACAGATCTTTACCATATTTTATTTGGTAATATTCTCGCCATTACGGATGATGCCTTTCATACTACTTTTTGGATTAGTCTTTGCGTTATTATTTTAATTTTAATCCTTTATCGTCCCCTTAAAATTTCAACTTTTGATCCAATATTTAGTCGTATGAACGGACTACCAACGCGTGCGATTCACTATTTAGTCATGTTGTTGTTAGCCTTAGTCATCGTCACAAGCGTGCAAACAGTAGGTGTTATTTTAGTCGTGGCACTTTTAATTACACCCGCGTCCACAGCCTATTTGCTCGCAAACAAACTATCAACGATGCTCATGCTTTCATGTATATGCAGTGTCGTAAGTGCCACGATGGGCATTTACTTTAGTTTTCAACTCAACTTACCAAGTGGTGCCGTCATTGTACTCATTGCTGCCCTACTCTATGTTTTAAGTTTTATTTATCACAAAATCAAATCTAGATTTCATAAAGGAGCTGTCCATACATCATGA
- the tarA gene encoding N-acetylglucosaminyldiphosphoundecaprenol N-acetyl-beta-D-mannosaminyltransferase TarA, translated as MESTQQSYPLEKVKAQVQVLDIQFDNVTLLDMRENILRYMHTPTPHNLFVVTANPEIVHYASEEPMYQNIITKADYIIPDGTGIVKAAKILGHPLQERVPGIEVMEQCLDIADIEHRKVFLLGATSPVVEKAARRIKRQYPNLEIQTHHGFIDIADAEVVDTIRDFNPDFIFVGMGYPKQEQWIQHNRHHFDHTMMMGVGGSIDVFSGEVKRAPYIWRALNLEWVYRGITDIKRIHRFKRIPKFLFAVLKQKYFKV; from the coding sequence ATGGAATCAACGCAGCAGTCATATCCACTTGAAAAAGTGAAAGCGCAAGTTCAAGTGCTAGATATTCAGTTTGATAACGTCACATTATTAGATATGCGCGAAAATATTTTACGCTACATGCATACGCCTACGCCACATAATCTATTTGTAGTGACGGCGAATCCAGAAATTGTGCATTATGCTTCTGAAGAACCGATGTACCAAAACATTATTACGAAAGCGGATTATATCATTCCAGATGGCACAGGGATTGTAAAGGCGGCTAAAATCTTAGGACATCCATTACAAGAGCGGGTGCCAGGTATTGAAGTCATGGAGCAATGTTTAGATATTGCGGATATTGAACACCGAAAAGTATTTTTACTTGGCGCAACATCGCCTGTTGTTGAGAAAGCAGCGCGTCGGATAAAGCGTCAATACCCAAATTTGGAGATTCAAACGCATCATGGATTTATTGATATTGCTGATGCTGAAGTGGTAGATACAATTCGTGATTTTAATCCGGATTTTATATTTGTAGGCATGGGTTATCCTAAACAAGAACAATGGATTCAACACAATCGTCATCACTTTGATCACACAATGATGATGGGGGTTGGAGGCTCAATTGACGTATTTAGTGGTGAAGTTAAACGTGCGCCGTACATTTGGCGAGCGCTCAATTTAGAATGGGTGTACAGAGGTATTACAGACATTAAACGTATTCATCGCTTTAAACGTATTCCTAAATTTTTATTTGCTGTGCTTAAACAAAAGTATTTTAAAGTATAA
- a CDS encoding metal ABC transporter ATP-binding protein yields the protein MIEINHLNLTLQHKHVLKDIHLTLPLNGEIVGIMGPNGSGKSTLVKALVGELRFQGEIKLNGKPISQERRHIAYVPQKMALDLDFPIDVESLVLSGCYGEIGWFKRVSRQKRQQCHHLLQDLELFDLRKRPLHTLSGGQLQRVILARTLMRTHEIYILDEPFVGIDFKSEKMIIQKLNALKREGKLIIIVHHDLTTAKDYFDRVLLLNQSIQYFGATEEILTPSNIEHTFLSALHTDTLTQKYQSKEQTNNGIPTTSR from the coding sequence ATGATTGAGATTAACCACTTAAACCTAACCCTTCAGCATAAGCATGTTCTGAAAGACATCCATTTAACGCTTCCTTTAAATGGAGAAATTGTGGGTATCATGGGTCCAAACGGAAGTGGTAAATCCACTTTGGTCAAAGCATTGGTAGGCGAACTACGTTTTCAAGGCGAAATCAAGCTTAATGGCAAACCTATTAGTCAAGAGAGGCGACATATTGCCTATGTTCCTCAAAAAATGGCCTTAGATTTAGATTTTCCAATAGATGTTGAATCGTTAGTGCTCTCAGGGTGTTATGGTGAAATCGGTTGGTTTAAACGTGTTTCGCGTCAAAAGCGACAACAATGTCATCACTTATTGCAAGATTTAGAGTTATTCGATTTACGTAAACGCCCACTTCATACACTCAGTGGTGGACAATTACAACGTGTCATACTTGCACGTACATTAATGCGTACACATGAAATTTACATTTTAGATGAACCTTTTGTCGGCATTGATTTTAAAAGCGAAAAAATGATTATTCAAAAATTAAATGCGTTAAAACGTGAAGGCAAACTGATTATTATTGTTCATCATGATTTAACAACAGCAAAGGATTATTTTGATCGTGTGTTATTGCTTAACCAGAGTATCCAATATTTTGGTGCGACCGAGGAAATATTAACTCCTTCTAATATTGAGCACACTTTCCTCTCTGCATTACATACCGACACGCTGACACAAAAATATCAATCGAAGGAGCAGACAAATAATGGCATTCCTACAACATCTCGTTGA
- a CDS encoding ABC transporter permease: MKSVLTVLKEHVTSFYLIQRLAQFQLKITNHNNYLGLAWEIINPIIQIMVYWFVFGFGIRSNHPIDGVPFIYWLLVGISMWFFINQGILEGTKSITMKYGQVAKMNFPLSIIPTYIVTSKLYGHLVLVFAIVVLCMIAGVPPSIYIVQLLIYIPFAYFITMSIALLTSTLGVLVRDTQMAMQALLRVLFYASPILWVPKPGSLPEKIMMYNPIYFIAESYRAAILFHEWYFIEHWELALYNVFVAVVFFVVGSMLHMRYRDHFADFM; encoded by the coding sequence ATGAAGTCTGTCTTAACCGTGCTAAAAGAGCACGTGACGAGTTTTTATCTCATTCAACGTTTAGCACAGTTCCAACTAAAAATTACAAATCATAATAACTATTTAGGGTTAGCGTGGGAGATTATTAACCCTATTATTCAAATCATGGTTTATTGGTTTGTGTTTGGATTTGGAATTCGTAGCAACCATCCTATTGATGGTGTGCCGTTTATATACTGGTTACTCGTTGGGATTAGCATGTGGTTCTTTATCAACCAAGGTATTTTAGAAGGGACAAAATCGATTACGATGAAATATGGTCAAGTGGCAAAAATGAATTTTCCCTTGTCGATCATTCCTACGTACATTGTGACGAGTAAATTGTATGGACATCTCGTACTCGTATTTGCCATTGTGGTATTGTGTATGATTGCGGGCGTGCCCCCTTCAATTTATATTGTCCAATTGTTAATATATATTCCTTTTGCTTATTTTATTACAATGTCCATTGCGTTGCTCACTTCAACGTTAGGGGTACTTGTGAGAGATACGCAAATGGCAATGCAAGCTTTATTAAGGGTTCTTTTCTATGCATCCCCAATTCTTTGGGTACCCAAACCAGGGTCTTTGCCAGAAAAGATTATGATGTATAATCCAATTTATTTCATTGCAGAGAGTTATCGTGCCGCAATATTATTCCATGAGTGGTATTTTATTGAGCACTGGGAACTCGCTTTATATAATGTATTTGTTGCAGTAGTATTCTTTGTTGTTGGGTCGATGTTGCATATGCGCTACAGAGATCATTTTGCAGATTTTATGTAA
- the tagD gene encoding glycerol-3-phosphate cytidylyltransferase has product MKRVITYGTYDLLHYGHIELLRRAREMGDYLVVALSSDEFNRIKNKKSYYNYEQRKMMLESIRYVDLVIPENDWGQKETDVEKYEIDTFVMGHDWEGEFDFLKDKCEVIYLKRTEGISTTQIKKELYGKDAK; this is encoded by the coding sequence GTGAAACGTGTCATTACTTATGGAACGTATGATCTTTTACACTATGGACATATCGAATTACTGCGTCGTGCAAGAGAAATGGGAGATTATCTCGTAGTTGCACTTTCGAGTGATGAGTTTAATCGAATCAAAAATAAAAAGTCTTATTATAATTATGAGCAACGAAAAATGATGTTAGAATCGATTCGTTATGTAGACCTTGTGATTCCAGAGAATGATTGGGGTCAAAAAGAAACCGACGTTGAAAAGTACGAAATTGATACTTTTGTGATGGGTCACGATTGGGAAGGCGAATTTGACTTTCTCAAAGACAAATGTGAAGTGATTTACCTTAAACGTACCGAAGGAATATCGACTACTCAAATTAAAAAAGAATTATACGGCAAAGACGCAAAATAA
- a CDS encoding M50 family metallopeptidase — translation MQEQFWLVSPVPISLVLLLFVTTLYLVSHYYQRQPLFSMLDIFLNYIPVLTHEFGHVLFNRLSGGRAVDFVVVVKRSERMATGQQGYAITKSRSRLGQIWTTFGGYIMPPFMLSVGLILQSKGYGALFILFYILIFLYFTVVTSRKITPILIIFILGLATYFGVQSENLTNYSMIYMMIYHFLLGTLLGEVLQSTVTIAQLTFARPKPSWDGSALSALTHIPTLFYASIWILLNLASLYFLFQQLFAS, via the coding sequence ATGCAGGAACAATTCTGGCTTGTTTCTCCTGTTCCCATTTCACTCGTGTTATTGCTTTTTGTGACAACACTCTATTTAGTCAGTCACTATTATCAACGACAACCGCTCTTCTCCATGTTAGATATTTTCTTAAACTATATTCCGGTTTTAACGCATGAATTTGGTCATGTGCTCTTTAACCGTTTAAGTGGCGGTCGCGCTGTAGATTTTGTTGTCGTTGTTAAACGAAGCGAGCGTATGGCTACAGGGCAACAAGGCTATGCCATTACCAAATCACGAAGTCGCTTAGGTCAAATCTGGACCACTTTTGGAGGATATATTATGCCTCCCTTCATGTTGAGTGTGGGATTAATACTTCAAAGTAAGGGCTACGGCGCCTTATTTATACTGTTTTACATTCTTATCTTTTTATACTTTACCGTCGTCACATCAAGAAAAATAACACCTATTTTGATTATATTTATCTTAGGGTTAGCGACTTACTTTGGAGTTCAATCTGAAAATCTAACGAATTACTCGATGATTTATATGATGATTTATCATTTTTTACTCGGGACACTTTTAGGGGAAGTGCTTCAATCGACTGTGACAATTGCGCAACTTACCTTTGCAAGACCTAAACCGTCTTGGGATGGGAGTGCTTTAAGCGCATTAACACATATCCCTACTCTATTTTATGCTTCTATTTGGATATTATTGAATTTAGCCAGTCTCTATTTTCTATTTCAGCAATTATTTGCATCATAA
- the tagH gene encoding teichoic acids export ABC transporter ATP-binding subunit TagH: MKPTVNIEHVTKEYRIYRNNKERIKDALWPKHKNKTFYALKDVSIQAYAGDVIGLVGINGSGKSTLSNMIGGSLTPTHGHIDKVGDVSVIAINAGLNGNLTGLENIEFKMLCMGFNKHQIKALTPQIVEFSELGEFIYQPVKKYSSGMRSKLGFSISVTIDPEILVIDEALSVGDQTFTQKSLKKIYEFKEADKTIFFVSHNLRQVRDFCTKIAWIEAGQLKDFGSVDEILPKYEAFLKAFKKKSVAEQKAFRKQLDEHRFEIK, encoded by the coding sequence ATGAAACCAACGGTAAACATTGAACATGTGACAAAAGAATACCGTATCTATCGCAATAATAAAGAGCGCATCAAAGACGCTTTATGGCCAAAACATAAAAATAAAACTTTTTACGCTTTAAAAGATGTGTCTATTCAAGCCTATGCAGGCGATGTTATTGGACTCGTCGGCATTAACGGATCAGGAAAATCAACTTTAAGCAACATGATTGGTGGCTCTTTAACCCCCACACACGGTCATATTGATAAAGTCGGTGATGTCAGCGTCATTGCGATTAATGCGGGTCTTAACGGTAATCTCACTGGCCTTGAAAATATCGAATTTAAAATGTTGTGCATGGGCTTTAATAAACATCAAATCAAAGCGCTCACACCTCAAATTGTTGAATTTAGTGAACTCGGCGAATTCATTTATCAGCCCGTCAAAAAATATTCAAGCGGAATGCGCTCTAAACTCGGCTTTTCAATCAGTGTCACCATTGATCCAGAAATTCTTGTCATTGATGAAGCGCTCTCTGTAGGCGACCAAACGTTCACTCAAAAAAGTTTAAAAAAAATATACGAATTTAAAGAAGCAGACAAAACCATCTTTTTTGTGAGCCACAATCTTCGTCAAGTCCGTGATTTTTGTACTAAAATTGCATGGATTGAAGCAGGACAATTAAAAGATTTTGGTTCTGTTGATGAAATATTACCAAAGTATGAAGCATTCCTAAAAGCGTTTAAGAAAAAATCTGTTGCAGAACAAAAAGCATTTAGAAAACAGTTAGATGAACATCGCTTTGAAATAAAGTAA
- the tarB gene encoding teichoic acid glycerol-phosphate primase TarB — translation MLRYWFKEVYIIMIRFLMLFVQNRNINTKQIVVLMTFKEDTLPVIQKLNERGFHVTVFAKRQHLEALKQIDGVLIHELHQMNICHQLYAMAGAKVIFIDNLYAFMAGFKKKKGQTVIQTWHAAGALKQFGFEDHAVNQDKVLSVKQYQKVYATTDKYLVGCAQMATCFQNAFHANYEQLVNFGVPRMSRYFQTDTDARKTQLRAQLGIERKVAVYLPTYREEGMTNRILNKEAFEKNMPEYLLLTRYHPATHILSEDYGLSIFDLIVLADVIISDYSSLPIEASLIQTPTLFYVYDEQAYEKVRGLNRYFYDIPTSYKVYREEDIYRRLESEDLQPLFEDWHTYNKQSTLNQIAIYVDRLTKI, via the coding sequence ATGCTACGTTATTGGTTCAAAGAAGTGTACATCATAATGATTCGTTTTTTAATGCTTTTTGTTCAGAATAGGAATATCAATACCAAACAAATAGTAGTTTTAATGACTTTTAAAGAAGACACATTACCTGTCATTCAAAAATTAAATGAGCGCGGCTTTCATGTCACTGTATTTGCTAAAAGACAACACCTTGAGGCGTTAAAACAAATAGATGGGGTCCTCATCCATGAACTTCATCAAATGAATATATGCCATCAATTATACGCAATGGCAGGTGCTAAAGTTATTTTTATAGATAATTTATATGCATTTATGGCAGGATTTAAAAAGAAAAAAGGACAAACCGTCATACAGACTTGGCATGCCGCAGGGGCGTTAAAACAATTTGGTTTCGAAGACCATGCGGTCAATCAGGACAAAGTTTTAAGTGTCAAGCAATATCAAAAGGTGTATGCCACAACCGATAAATATCTTGTAGGCTGTGCCCAAATGGCTACGTGCTTTCAAAACGCTTTTCACGCAAATTATGAGCAGCTTGTAAATTTTGGAGTTCCGAGAATGTCCAGGTATTTTCAAACAGATACTGACGCACGAAAAACCCAACTTAGAGCGCAATTAGGGATAGAGCGAAAAGTGGCCGTCTATTTGCCGACTTATCGAGAAGAAGGCATGACCAACCGAATCTTAAATAAAGAGGCCTTCGAAAAAAATATGCCGGAGTATCTTCTGTTAACACGTTATCATCCAGCAACACATATCTTATCGGAGGATTATGGATTATCTATTTTTGATTTGATTGTTCTTGCTGATGTAATTATTTCTGATTATAGTTCTTTACCTATTGAAGCAAGCCTTATTCAAACGCCGACATTATTCTATGTCTATGACGAACAAGCGTATGAAAAAGTGAGAGGCTTAAATCGTTATTTTTATGATATCCCTACCTCTTATAAGGTCTATCGAGAAGAGGACATCTATCGTCGTCTTGAATCTGAGGACCTCCAACCGCTTTTTGAAGATTGGCATACGTATAATAAACAATCCACGTTAAATCAGATTGCTATTTATGTAGACCGACTAACAAAAATTTAA